CTTCATTTCTATCATCGTTGTCACATCCTTCCAATTAGGAAAAGGGAGCAAGCACTCTTGCTCCCTTACTTAACCATTAATATGGTGAATTCGCATCCAAGAAATCTTGGTAGTTTTCACGGTCAACAATTTGTGTTTCAATAACACGTACTTTTTCAGGAGTTTTACCTTCTAAGAGTTCAAGTGCAACGTCTACAGCATCTTTAACCATTGTTGGGCTATACAATGCTGATGAAATCCAAATGTTTGTGTTTTCTGGCATCATCTTGAAGTATTCTTGACTTCCACCACCACCGGTGATGGCTTTAATATCTGTACGGCCTGCTTCGGAAATTGCTTGAAGCGCACCGATTGATGTTTCATCGTCCATTGAGAATACAGCATCAATTTTGCTATTTGCAGTTAAGATATCTGACATATCTGTAAGTCCTGCTTCGCGTGTAAATTGTGTCGCATACGTTACAAGATTTAATTCTGGAGCAATCTTAGCGATTGTTTCCTCAAATCCTTTTTTACGTAATTGCGCAACAGATCCTGATGTTGGAACATCCAAAATAACAACGGTTCCTTCTTTACCGATTTTATCCACAATGTATTCAGCACCTTTAACACCCATTTGTTCGTTATCACCCGTTACACGGTAGATATCATCACCATTGATTTCAATGTCGAAGTTAACAATTTTAATGCCTTCTTCTGCAGCCTGATTAATTGGAACTTCCATACCTTCCCATTGTGGGAACGCTACAATCGCTTGAGCTCCCCATGTTTTAAGATCATCGAGTTGTGTTGTCATTTCC
The window above is part of the Erysipelothrix sp. HDW6C genome. Proteins encoded here:
- a CDS encoding ABC transporter substrate-binding protein; translation: MKKTFKSLVVLAMAFVLVACGSSEKPAEGEKYKIGILAPSVTHGWVAAVATNAEARAKELSDKVEYKIYTSNNAAEMTTQLDDLKTWGAQAIVAFPQWEGMEVPINQAAEEGIKIVNFDIEINGDDIYRVTGDNEQMGVKGAEYIVDKIGKEGTVVILDVPTSGSVAQLRKKGFEETIAKIAPELNLVTYATQFTREAGLTDMSDILTANSKIDAVFSMDDETSIGALQAISEAGRTDIKAITGGGGSQEYFKMMPENTNIWISSALYSPTMVKDAVDVALELLEGKTPEKVRVIETQIVDRENYQDFLDANSPY